One stretch of Miscanthus floridulus cultivar M001 chromosome 18, ASM1932011v1, whole genome shotgun sequence DNA includes these proteins:
- the LOC136520622 gene encoding RING-H2 finger protein ATL46-like has translation MAEAAASSSSSVSFAPRRLHGASVVRDAALPYSGLAAAAPPPPLPLVQVQVAASGGGGGGGGGGGGKISPAVLFIIVILAVVFFISGLLHLLVRVLVKKQHRRGGRGGTASAAAAAWGAGGEAGGADVALQRQLQQLFHLHDSGLDQAFIDALPVFAYREIVVGGGGDGDKEPFDCAVCLCEFDAEDRLRLLPLCGHAFHLNCIDTWLLSNSTCPLCRGVLFVPGLMGEDSPMFDFEERLEEGRLSEDCDDGFGLPGLKASGLAQTPVAEKKVFPVRLGKFKNVGTQGAVEGGNANANARVLSRDQGESSSSSLDGRRCFSMGTYQYVLGTSELRVALQPGRIRNGAGGAMRARPPGLSSINADIMEGKKICARNKGESFSVSKIWQWSNLKGKLPAGSDECSDAGSLPWMKRGGISFLKIMEKVRMS, from the exons ATGGCTGAAGCGGCCGCTTCTTCGTCTTCGTCCGTATCCTTCGCCCCGCGCCGCCTCCATGGCGCCAGCGTCGTCAGGGACGCGGCGCTCCCGTACAGTGGCCTCGCCGCAGCCGCACCCCCGCCGCCTCTGCCGCTGGTGCAGGTGCAGGTTGCGgcttccggcggcggcggcggcggcggaggtggaggaggagggaagATTAGCCCCGCGGTGCTCTTCATCATCGTGATTCTCGCGGTGGTGTTCTTCATCTCCGGCCTGCTCCACCTCCTGGTGCGTGTCCTCGTGAAGAAGCAGCACCGCCGCGGCGGCCGAGGGGgcacggcgtcggcggcggcggcggcgtggggagCTGGAGGGGAGGCCGGCGGGGCGGACGTGGCGCTGCAGCGGCAGCTGCAGCAGCTGTTCCACCTCCACGACTCCGGGCTGGACCAGGCCTTCATCGACGCGCTGCCGGTCTTCGCCTACCGTGAGATCgtcgtgggcggcggcggcgacggggacAAGGAGCCGTTCGACTGCGCGGTGTGCCTGTGCGAGTTCGACGCCGAGGACCGCCTCCGGCTGCTGCCGCTGTGCGGGCACGCCTTCCACCTCAACTGCATCGACACGTGGCTGCTCTCCAACTCCACCTGCCCTCTCTGCCGCGGGGTGCTCTTCGTCCCGGGGCTCATGGGCGAGGACAGCCCGATGTTCGATTTCGAGGAGAGGCTGGAGGAAGGGCGGTTGTCCGAGGACTGCGACGACGGATTTGGATTGCCTGGGCTCAAGGCTTCAGGGTTGGCACAGACACCGGTGGCTGAGAAGAAGGTATTCCCCGTGAGGTTGGGGAAGTTCAAGAATGTTGGAACCCAGGGTGCGGTGGAAGGTGGTAATGCCAATGCCAATGCCCGTGTGTTGAGTAGGGATCAAGGggagagtagcagcagcagcttggATGGAAGGAGATGCTTCTCCATGGGCACCTATCAGTATGTTCTTGGCACTTCCGAGCTCCGGGTAGCTCTCCAGCCTGGCCGGATTAGAAATGGCGCTGGTGGTGCAATGAGGGCAAGACCTCCTGGTTTAAGTTCGATCAATGCTGATATTATGGAGGGGAAGAAGATCTGTGCACGCAACAAAGGGGAGAGTTTCTCCGTGTCGAAAATTTGGCAGTGGTCTAATCTTAAGGGCAAGCTACCTGCTGGTTCGGATGAATGTTCGGATGCCGGGAGCCTTCCATGGATGAAGAGAGGAG GAATCTCTTTTCTCAAAATAATGGAAAAGGTTAGGATGAGCTGA